From a single Maritimibacter sp. DP1N21-5 genomic region:
- a CDS encoding DUF3572 domain-containing protein, which translates to MTMTRDRAETVALTALGWLVGNDELLPVFLGATGGDAGSLRRAAEDDQALGAVLDFLTMDDNWVVALCDATGLDYRDPLAARMVLSGGEMHWT; encoded by the coding sequence ATCACCATGACGCGGGATCGTGCCGAGACAGTCGCCCTGACGGCCCTTGGCTGGCTGGTCGGCAATGACGAGCTCTTGCCTGTTTTCCTTGGCGCGACGGGGGGCGACGCCGGGTCGCTGCGCCGCGCGGCTGAGGATGACCAGGCCCTTGGCGCGGTGCTGGATTTCCTGACGATGGACGACAACTGGGTCGTTGCGCTCTGCGATGCGACGGGGCTCGATTACCGCGATCCCCTGGCCGCGCGCATGGTCCTGTCGGGCGGCGAGATGCATTGGACGTGA
- a CDS encoding heme NO-binding domain-containing protein, producing MHGLVFRSFEGFVRSAYGADVWSACAMACDPTGGGFEAMFGYDDALMDRLVDDCAAALGKPRDALLEDFGTHLVASPQAHRLRRLLRFGGVDYEDFLQSLEDLPGRAQLAVPDIGLPDLDLTDLGGGAFRLDCGRTIPGGGHVVVGLLRALADDYGALVLLDHQGTQNDREVISIHVLKTDFARGRDFDLADRSLPRAGPVP from the coding sequence ATGCACGGCCTAGTTTTCCGCTCCTTCGAGGGGTTCGTTCGCTCCGCCTATGGTGCCGATGTCTGGTCGGCCTGTGCCATGGCCTGCGACCCGACCGGGGGCGGTTTCGAAGCGATGTTCGGCTATGACGACGCCCTCATGGACCGGCTGGTGGACGATTGCGCTGCGGCGCTGGGAAAGCCGCGCGATGCCTTGCTGGAGGATTTCGGAACCCATCTCGTCGCCTCGCCACAGGCGCACAGGCTACGGCGCCTGCTGCGGTTCGGCGGGGTCGACTACGAGGATTTCCTGCAATCGCTTGAGGATTTGCCCGGACGGGCACAACTCGCCGTGCCCGACATCGGGCTGCCTGACCTCGACCTTACCGATCTGGGGGGTGGCGCGTTCCGGCTGGATTGCGGACGGACGATCCCGGGCGGGGGACATGTGGTCGTGGGGCTGCTTCGGGCGCTGGCCGACGACTACGGCGCGCTGGTGCTGCTTGACCATCAGGGCACGCAGAACGACCGGGAGGTCATCTCGATCCATGTGCTGAAGACCGACTTCGCGCGCGGGCGTGATTTCGACCTTGCCGACCGCAGCCTGCCGCGCGCGGGGCCCGTCCCGTGA
- a CDS encoding diguanylate cyclase domain-containing protein — MTVLSPIAADPGLLDALMPMHFRMSRDGFLRHAAPTLIKVAGEAALAGRPVADAFDLRRESGPGLIDRLTNSSSTKIHLRLRDRHRTQLIAVPVQLPTGDVLVNLSFGIAVLDAVSRYHLAGSDFAPTDLTLELLYLVEANMAAMNESRALNERLQGARMAAEAQALTDTLTGLRNRRALDVVLSRLAERSMPFALAHLDLDFFKAVNDTHGHAAGDRVLVDVARILLEETREDDTVARVGGDEFVLVFAGLVDQRRLQAILMRIIRRLEEPILFRGTTCRISSSAGVVQSTHYDPVDIARMHADADQALYASKAAGRGRVTFHGLPPERAGRLAGDVGPGGRDAEERPARSEG, encoded by the coding sequence GTGACGGTCCTCTCGCCCATCGCGGCCGACCCCGGCCTTCTCGATGCGTTGATGCCCATGCATTTTCGCATGTCGCGAGACGGATTCCTTCGGCACGCGGCGCCGACCCTGATCAAGGTTGCCGGGGAAGCGGCCCTTGCCGGGCGTCCGGTTGCTGACGCCTTTGACCTGCGGCGTGAAAGCGGGCCCGGGCTCATCGACCGGTTGACGAACTCCTCCTCGACCAAGATCCACCTGCGCCTGCGGGACCGACACCGCACGCAACTCATTGCCGTGCCCGTGCAGCTTCCGACCGGTGACGTGCTCGTGAACCTGTCTTTCGGGATCGCCGTGCTCGATGCCGTGTCTCGATACCATCTTGCCGGGTCGGATTTCGCGCCGACCGACCTCACCCTCGAATTGCTATACCTCGTGGAAGCCAACATGGCCGCCATGAACGAAAGCCGCGCCCTGAACGAACGGTTGCAGGGCGCGCGAATGGCGGCCGAGGCACAGGCGCTCACCGATACACTCACCGGCCTGCGCAACCGCCGAGCCCTCGACGTGGTGCTGTCACGGCTGGCGGAACGGTCGATGCCCTTCGCCCTCGCCCATCTCGACCTCGATTTCTTCAAGGCCGTCAACGACACCCATGGGCATGCGGCAGGAGACCGGGTTCTGGTCGACGTCGCCCGGATCCTGCTCGAGGAAACCCGCGAGGATGACACCGTGGCGCGCGTGGGCGGCGACGAATTCGTGCTCGTCTTCGCAGGGCTGGTCGACCAAAGGCGTCTGCAAGCGATCCTCATGCGGATCATCCGCCGCCTGGAAGAGCCGATTTTGTTCCGTGGCACGACTTGCCGTATTTCGTCCTCTGCCGGCGTCGTGCAATCGACGCACTACGACCCCGTGGACATCGCCCGCATGCATGCCGACGCGGATCAGGCGCTCTATGCCTCCAAGGCCGCCGGGCGTGGGCGGGTAACCTTCCATGGCCTGCCGCCTGAGCGCGCCGGACGGCTTGCCGGGGACGTGGGCCCCGGCGGACGCGATGCCGAGGAGCGCCCCGCCCGCTCCGAAGGCTAG
- a CDS encoding HAD family hydrolase: MTALRAVIFDKDGTLFDFAATWGGWTQAALLELAEGDMELARRLGQALGIVLPPDPAGVARFSPGSPAVSGTIAETAVHLAPMLGRDVEDLTDWLVMRAQEVRPAPATDLVRLLGRLSAQRYALALATNDSRLPTERHLEEAGIARLLPHVRTADDGLAPKPAPDMLLSIAADLELHPRAVLMVGDSRADIAAARAAGMPVIAVLTGPAGPGELLDADTTLDHVGRLPGWLAEQARPT; the protein is encoded by the coding sequence GTGACGGCTCTCCGGGCCGTCATCTTCGACAAGGACGGGACCCTCTTCGATTTCGCGGCGACCTGGGGCGGCTGGACACAGGCAGCGCTGCTGGAGCTGGCGGAGGGCGACATGGAGCTTGCCCGGCGGCTTGGGCAAGCGCTCGGGATCGTCCTGCCCCCCGATCCTGCCGGTGTCGCGCGGTTTTCGCCCGGCAGCCCCGCCGTATCCGGCACGATTGCAGAGACCGCCGTCCACCTGGCCCCGATGCTCGGTCGGGATGTCGAGGATCTGACAGACTGGCTCGTCATGCGGGCACAGGAGGTCCGCCCTGCGCCAGCCACTGACCTCGTCCGGCTTCTGGGAAGGCTGTCGGCGCAACGTTACGCGCTCGCGCTCGCCACCAACGATTCCCGTTTGCCGACGGAACGCCACCTCGAGGAGGCGGGGATTGCCCGGCTCCTGCCCCATGTGCGCACGGCCGACGACGGGTTGGCGCCAAAGCCCGCGCCCGACATGCTCCTGTCCATCGCGGCCGATCTGGAGCTGCACCCCCGTGCGGTGCTCATGGTCGGCGACAGCAGGGCCGACATCGCAGCCGCCCGGGCCGCGGGAATGCCGGTCATCGCCGTCCTGACCGGACCGGCAGGACCGGGCGAGCTTCTGGACGCGGACACGACACTCGATCACGTCGGGCGCCTGCCCGGCTGGCTCGCCGAGCAGGCGCGCCCGACCTGA
- a CDS encoding PQQ-dependent methanol/ethanol family dehydrogenase: MNRFVKAAVAATMAFAFAAPAIANVTEEDLANDANTPENILTNGMGRDLQRYSPMDTLNKENIQNLVPAWAFSLGGEKQRGQETQPLVHDGMMYVTGSYSRLYAIDLETGKEVWQFDARLPEGILPCCDVVNRGAAIYGDKIYFGTLDARIVALDLKTGDTVWNKKIAEYKEGYSYTAAPLIVDGLVITGNSGGEFGIVGEVQARDAETGDIVWTRPVIEGHMGTLNGEESTMTGTLNATWPGDMWKTGGGATWLGGSYDADTDTLVFGTGNPAPWNSHLRNAGTPTDGNAGDNLYAASRLGIDPATGEIKWHFQTTPREGWDFDGVNEVVSFVDTEGNMRYATADRNGFFYVLNREDGAFVSATPFVSDITWAEGIDETGRPIYNEANRPGNPLDADKGEMVFAVPSFLGGKNWMPMAFSQKTGMFYVPSNEWGMDIWNEPISYKKGAAYLGAGFTIKPIFEDHIGSLKAIQPETGEIKWEYKNDAPLWGGVMTTAGGLVFFGTPEGEFLALDDETGEVLWSFQTGSGIVGQPVTYEIDGEQYVTVVSGWGGAVPLWGGEVAKKVNYLNQGGTVWTFKLPRQLASAQ; encoded by the coding sequence ATGAACAGGTTCGTCAAAGCCGCCGTCGCGGCGACAATGGCCTTCGCCTTTGCCGCCCCGGCCATTGCGAATGTCACCGAAGAAGACCTCGCCAACGACGCGAACACACCGGAAAACATCCTGACCAACGGCATGGGGCGTGATCTACAGCGCTACTCGCCAATGGACACGCTGAACAAGGAAAACATCCAGAATCTCGTTCCCGCCTGGGCCTTCTCGCTCGGCGGAGAAAAGCAGCGCGGGCAGGAAACACAGCCGCTCGTCCACGACGGGATGATGTATGTCACCGGCTCCTATTCGCGGCTTTACGCGATCGACCTCGAGACCGGGAAGGAAGTCTGGCAGTTCGACGCGCGTCTGCCAGAGGGCATCCTGCCCTGCTGCGATGTGGTCAACCGTGGTGCGGCGATCTATGGCGACAAGATCTATTTCGGCACGCTCGATGCCCGCATCGTGGCGCTGGACCTCAAGACCGGCGACACGGTCTGGAACAAGAAGATCGCCGAATACAAGGAGGGCTACAGCTACACCGCCGCACCGCTCATCGTGGACGGGCTCGTCATCACCGGCAACTCCGGCGGTGAATTCGGGATCGTCGGCGAAGTGCAGGCGCGCGATGCCGAGACCGGCGACATCGTCTGGACCCGCCCGGTGATCGAAGGTCACATGGGCACGCTCAACGGCGAAGAATCGACCATGACCGGCACGCTCAACGCGACCTGGCCGGGAGATATGTGGAAGACCGGCGGCGGCGCGACCTGGCTCGGCGGCTCCTATGACGCGGACACCGACACGCTGGTCTTCGGCACCGGCAACCCGGCGCCCTGGAACTCGCACCTGCGCAACGCGGGCACGCCGACCGACGGCAATGCGGGCGACAACCTCTATGCCGCCTCGCGTCTGGGCATCGATCCGGCGACCGGCGAAATCAAGTGGCACTTCCAGACCACGCCGCGCGAAGGCTGGGACTTCGACGGCGTGAACGAGGTCGTTTCCTTTGTCGATACCGAAGGCAACATGCGCTATGCGACTGCCGACCGGAACGGGTTCTTCTACGTCCTTAACCGCGAAGACGGTGCCTTTGTCAGCGCGACGCCCTTCGTGTCGGACATCACCTGGGCCGAGGGCATCGACGAGACCGGGCGCCCGATCTACAACGAAGCCAACCGTCCGGGCAACCCGCTCGACGCCGACAAGGGCGAGATGGTCTTCGCCGTGCCCTCGTTCCTTGGCGGCAAGAACTGGATGCCGATGGCGTTCAGCCAGAAGACCGGGATGTTCTACGTGCCCTCCAACGAATGGGGCATGGACATCTGGAACGAGCCGATCTCCTACAAGAAGGGCGCGGCTTACCTGGGTGCGGGCTTCACGATCAAGCCGATCTTCGAAGACCACATCGGGTCCCTGAAGGCGATCCAGCCCGAGACTGGCGAAATCAAATGGGAATACAAGAACGATGCGCCGCTCTGGGGCGGGGTCATGACCACGGCCGGGGGCCTCGTGTTCTTCGGCACGCCCGAGGGTGAATTCCTGGCGCTCGACGACGAGACCGGCGAAGTCCTGTGGTCCTTCCAGACCGGGTCGGGCATCGTCGGCCAGCCCGTTACCTACGAGATCGACGGCGAGCAGTATGTCACTGTGGTCTCCGGCTGGGGCGGCGCTGTGCCGCTCTGGGGTGGCGAGGTCGCGAAGAAGGTGAACTACCTCAACCAGGGTGGCACCGTCTGGACCTTCAAACTGCCGCGGCAGTTGGCATCCGCCCAATAA